A single region of the Novipirellula aureliae genome encodes:
- a CDS encoding DUF6807 domain-containing protein — MSTIQKSFLLSRFSLTILTIATAVHGVQPKLGIASGPMSVSSVGLDESSSNEQGPEQGPKQATCRWEVFINDDLFAVYLADSGGKPIIYPIIGPDEQSMTRHFPMQDDMDGESDDHDHQRSFWFTHGEVNGVDFWMDDNHCGHIVQTSGTASIQDDGDTAVIKTGNDWVDPSGKRLLSDEREFRFFTNNGKRIIECNLVLMATDGDVHFGDTKEGSFGIRVPSTMKVDAGLGGKITNAEGLHDAEAWGKRSNWVDYNGPVDGKLSGITIHYHPSSFAAPCYWHVRNYGLFAANPFGRYHFTGGKKTEGFTVKSGDSIMIRCQTVFYTGAFDREQTISEFEAYSRSN; from the coding sequence ATGAGCACCATCCAAAAATCTTTTTTGTTGTCGAGGTTCTCGCTTACAATTCTGACGATTGCAACGGCGGTCCATGGGGTACAACCAAAGCTTGGTATTGCATCGGGGCCAATGAGCGTGAGCTCAGTTGGCCTGGACGAATCGAGCAGCAACGAACAGGGACCCGAGCAGGGACCCAAACAAGCGACCTGTCGATGGGAGGTCTTCATCAACGATGACTTGTTTGCCGTTTATCTGGCCGACAGCGGCGGTAAACCGATCATCTATCCGATAATCGGACCTGACGAACAATCCATGACTCGGCATTTTCCAATGCAAGACGATATGGATGGTGAGTCGGATGACCACGACCACCAACGGTCGTTTTGGTTCACGCATGGTGAGGTGAATGGCGTCGACTTTTGGATGGACGACAACCATTGTGGACATATCGTGCAAACATCGGGTACTGCTAGTATCCAAGACGATGGGGACACTGCAGTCATCAAAACGGGAAACGATTGGGTCGACCCAAGTGGCAAGCGATTGCTTAGCGATGAACGAGAATTTCGATTCTTTACGAATAACGGCAAACGAATCATTGAATGCAACCTTGTATTAATGGCGACGGACGGTGATGTTCACTTTGGCGACACCAAGGAAGGCAGCTTTGGAATCCGAGTGCCGTCAACGATGAAAGTCGACGCTGGTCTTGGAGGAAAAATCACCAACGCAGAGGGACTTCACGATGCCGAGGCATGGGGTAAGCGATCGAACTGGGTAGATTACAACGGGCCCGTCGACGGGAAACTCTCTGGCATTACGATTCATTATCATCCATCGAGTTTCGCAGCACCTTGCTATTGGCATGTTCGAAATTATGGATTATTTGCCGCGAACCCATTCGGTCGGTATCATTTTACCGGCGGCAAGAAGACAGAAGGGTTCACGGTCAAATCCGGCGACTCGATCATGATCCGATGCCAGACGGTATTTTATACAGGGGCCTTTGACCGCGAACAAACGATTAGCGAGTTCGAAGCGTATTCGAGATCAAATTAG
- a CDS encoding NAD-dependent deacylase produces the protein MKILTLTGAGISAESGIPTFRDANGLWEGHRLEDVATPEAFQRDPDLVHHFYNERRRQLQHPSIEPNPAHFALAEFEHQHQDEFLLVTQNIDNLHRRAGSQRIVAMHGELLKARCIDSGAIFDWTDDLNRSTVHPGNPDSVGRLRPHVVWFGEMPLGLDEIHEAAAEADLFIAIGTSAVVYPAAAIVEWTQASCRRIEINLDATPRSPMFDQSIRGKASVEVPKFLASLR, from the coding sequence ATGAAGATTCTCACGTTAACTGGTGCAGGAATTTCAGCCGAGTCGGGTATCCCGACCTTTCGTGATGCGAACGGTTTGTGGGAAGGGCATCGTCTTGAGGACGTTGCGACTCCTGAGGCTTTTCAACGTGATCCAGATTTGGTCCATCATTTTTACAACGAGCGCCGAAGACAACTTCAGCATCCATCGATTGAGCCGAATCCGGCCCATTTTGCTCTCGCCGAGTTCGAACATCAGCACCAGGACGAATTCCTGCTCGTCACCCAAAACATTGACAACCTGCACCGCCGAGCGGGCAGCCAACGCATCGTTGCGATGCACGGCGAGTTGTTGAAAGCTCGCTGTATCGATTCGGGTGCCATATTCGATTGGACAGATGACCTGAATCGGTCGACGGTGCATCCTGGGAACCCAGATTCGGTTGGACGGCTTCGGCCTCATGTCGTTTGGTTTGGCGAAATGCCGTTGGGGCTCGACGAAATTCACGAAGCCGCTGCCGAGGCCGATCTGTTTATCGCCATTGGCACTTCCGCAGTCGTCTACCCGGCCGCCGCGATCGTTGAGTGGACGCAGGCATCGTGCCGACGCATCGAAATCAATCTGGATGCGACACCTCGCTCGCCCATGTTCGACCAATCCATTCGAGGCAAAGCTTCGGTCGAAGTCCCAAAATTCCTGGCGTCCTTGAGGTAG